The following proteins come from a genomic window of Pseudomonas putida:
- a CDS encoding tripartite tricarboxylate transporter TctB family protein produces MILQRIFALALLAVCAALAVMAWPYQAAFSYEPVGPRAYPLLVLGLMGLGLLYLVFRPTPIVRKDDEPELDRETLIKIAACVGLLLVFAATFEALGFILSAVLVGLPMACLYGGRGLRSAIVVVGMSIFLYWLFDRVMDVPLPLGLLSVLEN; encoded by the coding sequence ATGATCCTTCAACGCATTTTCGCCCTGGCCCTGCTTGCGGTGTGTGCCGCCCTGGCCGTCATGGCCTGGCCCTACCAGGCTGCATTTTCCTATGAACCGGTGGGCCCGCGCGCTTACCCGTTGCTGGTGCTCGGCCTGATGGGGCTGGGGCTGCTGTACCTGGTATTCCGCCCAACGCCCATCGTGCGCAAGGACGACGAACCGGAACTCGATCGCGAGACCCTGATCAAGATCGCCGCCTGTGTCGGCCTGCTGCTCGTCTTCGCCGCCACCTTCGAAGCCCTCGGCTTCATCCTCAGCGCTGTCCTGGTCGGCCTGCCCATGGCCTGCCTGTACGGTGGCCGCGGGCTGCGCAGCGCCATCGTGGTGGTCGGCATGAGCATCTTCCTCTACTGGCTGTTCGACCGCGTGATGGACGTGCCCCTGCCCCTTGGCCTGCTGAGCGTA
- a CDS encoding tripartite tricarboxylate transporter substrate binding protein, with protein sequence MTFSLRRLVLATGCLLLAGNALAAEPKRPECIAPASPGGGFDLTCKLVQSALVQENILSKPMRVTYMPGGVGAVAYNAVVAQRPADAGTLVAWSSGSLLNLAQGKFGRFDENAVKWLAAVGTSYGAIAVKSDSPYKTLDDLVAALKKDPSKVVIGSGGTVGSQDWMQTALIAKAAGINPRDLRYVALEGGGEIATALLGGHIQVGSTDISDSMPHIQSGNMRLLAVFSENRLDEPEMKDIPTAKEQGYDIVWPVVRGFYLGPKVSDEDYAWWKASFDKMLASEDFAKLRDQRELFPFAMTGEELDGYVKKQVADYKALAKEFGLIQ encoded by the coding sequence ATGACCTTTTCACTGCGCCGCCTCGTCCTCGCTACCGGCTGCCTGCTGTTGGCCGGCAACGCCCTCGCTGCAGAACCGAAACGCCCCGAATGCATCGCACCCGCCTCACCCGGTGGTGGCTTCGACCTGACCTGCAAGCTGGTGCAAAGCGCACTGGTACAAGAAAATATCCTCAGCAAGCCAATGCGCGTCACCTACATGCCCGGCGGTGTCGGCGCGGTCGCCTACAACGCCGTGGTCGCCCAGCGCCCGGCAGACGCCGGCACGCTGGTGGCCTGGTCCAGCGGCTCGCTGCTTAACCTGGCCCAGGGCAAGTTCGGCCGTTTCGACGAAAACGCGGTGAAATGGCTGGCTGCCGTCGGCACCAGCTACGGTGCCATCGCGGTGAAGAGCGACTCGCCCTACAAGACCCTTGATGATCTGGTCGCCGCGCTGAAGAAAGACCCGAGCAAGGTCGTGATCGGTTCCGGCGGTACCGTCGGCAGCCAGGACTGGATGCAGACCGCGTTGATCGCCAAGGCCGCTGGCATAAACCCGCGCGACCTGCGCTACGTGGCCCTGGAAGGCGGTGGCGAAATCGCCACGGCACTGCTGGGTGGTCACATCCAGGTCGGCTCTACCGACATTTCCGACTCCATGCCGCACATCCAGAGCGGCAACATGCGCCTCCTCGCAGTGTTCTCGGAAAATCGCCTGGACGAGCCGGAAATGAAAGACATCCCGACGGCCAAGGAACAGGGCTACGACATCGTCTGGCCGGTGGTGCGTGGTTTCTACCTGGGGCCAAAGGTGAGCGATGAGGATTACGCCTGGTGGAAGGCCTCGTTCGACAAGATGCTGGCCTCAGAGGACTTCGCCAAGCTGCGAGACCAGCGCGAGCTGTTCCCGTTCGCCATGACCGGCGAAGAGCTGGACGGCTATGTGAAGAAGCAAGTGGCTGACTACAAGGCACTGGCCAAGGAATTCGGCCTGATCCAGTAA